In Solanum pennellii chromosome 3, SPENNV200, a single window of DNA contains:
- the LOC107014175 gene encoding putative ETHYLENE INSENSITIVE 3-like 4 protein encodes MVKVDEIVDPWGDPMRELLEVEENISYNDLKKRMWKDRMKLEKLKAKRDMSSSKDDSDETEAKQEEQSRRKKMSRAQDSILKYMVKIMEVCQGQGFVYGIVGEKGKPVSGSSDSLREWWKEKVRFEQSAPAAIADFLPKLVEDNIILDTSSHIHHLEDLRDGTLSTLLSTLMQHCHPPQRIFPLERGLAPPWWPTGKELWWGDQGLSQEQGPPPYRKPHDLKKAWKVTVLAAIIKNMTPNLDRMRRLVTQSRSLQNKMTAKETATWSKLVNQEEALVNLTDKSLKEEDLSLVPKNVLIDKSARRRKYKRKCNFEHDTRCPYRENGGLNDQESINCEDQLEAQTLPREEWIAKEEEISPHDWMNMEIQKSFNNYDAQFTACSGIQKNFESYSGENHVLEQLLSDPETCGSMNIDGTQSEAEIATSIWEF; translated from the coding sequence ATGGTGAAAGTTGATGAAATTGTTGATCCTTGGGGTGATCCTATGAGAGAGTTGTTagaagttgaagaaaatatCAGCTACAATGATCTGAAGAAACGGATGTGGAAGGACCGGATGAAATTAGAGAAGCTCAAAGCAAAGCGAGACATGAGCTCGTCTAAGGATGATAGTGATGAAACGGAAGCTAAGCAAGAAGAACAATCTCGTCGCAAAAAGATGTCAAGAGCTCAAGATTCAATTCTCAAGTACATGGTTAAGATCATGGAGGTTTGCCAAGGTCAAGGTTTTGTTTATGGAATAGTGGGGGAAAAGGGGAAACCGGTTAGCGGATCATCAGATAGTTTAAGAGAATGGTGGAAGGAGAAGGTGAGATTTGAACAGAGTGCCCCTGCTGCAATTGCTGATTTCTTGCCCAAATTAGTAGAGGACAACATTATATTGGATACTTCCTCACATATTCATCACTTAGAAGATTTGAGAGATGGTACTTTAAGCACACTCCTTTCTACCCTCATGCAACATTGTCACCCTCCACAAAGGATTTTCCCTTTAGAAAGAGGATTAGCCCCACCTTGGTGGCCTACAGGGAAGGAACTCTGGTGGGGTGATCAGGGATTATCTCAAGAACAAGGTCCACCACCTTATAGGAAGCCTCATGATCTCAAGAAGGCATGGAAGGTAACTGTTTTGGCTGCAATCATCAAGAATATGACTCCCAATTTAGATAGAATGAGGAGGTTGGTGACACAGTCCAGGAGCTTACAAAATAAGATGACAGCCAAAGAAACAGCCACTTGGTCTAAATTGGTTAACCAAGAAGAAGCTCTTGTCAATTTAACTGACAAGTCTCTCAAGGAAGAAGATCTTTCTTTGGTTCCCAAGAATGTACTTATCGATAAGTCTGCTCGGAGGAGAAAATACAAGAGGAAGTGCAACTTTGAGCATGACACAAGGTGTCCGTATCGCGAAAATGGTGGTTTGAATGACCAAGAAAGTATCAATTGTGAGGACCAACTTGAAGCACAAACGCTGCCACGTGAAGAATGGATAgctaaagaagaagagatttctCCACATGATTGGATGAACATGGAGATCCAGAAGAGCTTCAACAATTATGATGCACAATTTACTGCTTGTAGTGGTATTCAGAAGAATTTCGAAAGCTATTCAGGAGAAAATCATGTCCTTGAACAGCTTCTCTCTGATCCAGAGACTTGTGGAAGCATGAACATAGATGGAACTCAATCAGAAGCTGAGATTGCTACTTCTATTTGGGAATTTTAG